One part of the Flavobacterium johnsoniae UW101 genome encodes these proteins:
- a CDS encoding SusF/SusE family outer membrane protein encodes MKKNRNYIVWTRYVIVFLLFLSAALSSCSNDDLQAKNFSADVLKLTLSSTDMVLDQSMFQQKFSFKWSTGDNKGTGASISYKLEIDKKENNFVNAVEYDFGKNRYDFDINVATLNSILLTTFNGEPGKVIVLQARITATFGDKSVTPQTSIIDFNLTPYQPLSTELFMVGDASPNGWDITKAFALTAQTANPVVFVYSGQLSKGKFKFAVNTDSCWCQDFYTKDAADTGKIVHNTGGSGSDLQWEITKAGLYKITVNLLKLTIVIEEQESPAFTQLWIVGDASPSGWNVDTPEAFTVTDNPFIFTYEANLTPGNFKIMAGTKGGWCGEWYRPLVDNQGLTETGVAQNSGCDVDNKWQVTAQTAGRYKITLDISTNVIKIVPVEVYLIGSATPNGWNMGSLLPMTKNGSVYTYSGPLTAGEFKFTKYNTNWCEGTEITPVSANQAITNTNFTKRDKCDGDDNKWVVSAAQAGNHTITLDLSTNVLTIN; translated from the coding sequence ATGAAAAAAAATAGAAATTATATAGTTTGGACAAGATACGTGATTGTCTTCTTGTTGTTTTTATCTGCAGCTTTGTCAAGCTGCAGCAATGATGATCTTCAGGCTAAAAATTTTAGTGCTGATGTGTTAAAGCTTACGTTGAGCAGTACTGACATGGTTTTGGATCAAAGCATGTTCCAGCAAAAATTCAGTTTTAAATGGAGTACAGGTGATAACAAGGGAACAGGTGCTTCGATTTCATATAAACTGGAAATTGACAAGAAAGAAAATAATTTCGTTAATGCAGTTGAATATGATTTTGGAAAAAACAGATACGACTTTGATATTAATGTGGCAACATTAAATTCAATACTGCTCACAACTTTTAACGGAGAGCCTGGTAAAGTGATTGTTTTGCAGGCAAGGATTACAGCAACTTTTGGTGATAAAAGTGTGACGCCTCAAACTTCAATAATCGATTTTAATTTAACTCCCTATCAGCCGTTATCAACCGAACTGTTCATGGTCGGTGATGCATCACCAAATGGTTGGGATATTACAAAGGCTTTTGCTCTGACTGCCCAGACAGCTAATCCTGTTGTTTTTGTATATTCTGGCCAGTTAAGTAAAGGTAAATTCAAATTTGCAGTAAATACGGATTCTTGCTGGTGCCAGGACTTTTATACAAAAGATGCTGCTGATACAGGCAAGATAGTCCATAATACTGGCGGAAGCGGTTCTGACCTGCAATGGGAAATTACCAAAGCAGGACTTTACAAAATTACAGTGAACTTGCTAAAATTAACTATTGTAATTGAAGAACAGGAATCTCCAGCTTTTACACAATTATGGATTGTAGGTGATGCAAGTCCGAGCGGCTGGAATGTCGATACGCCAGAAGCCTTTACGGTTACAGATAATCCTTTTATTTTCACATACGAAGCTAATTTAACGCCTGGAAACTTTAAAATAATGGCTGGCACAAAAGGAGGCTGGTGCGGAGAATGGTACAGACCATTGGTGGATAATCAAGGTTTGACCGAAACAGGCGTTGCACAGAATTCCGGCTGTGATGTAGATAATAAATGGCAGGTTACAGCACAGACTGCAGGCAGATACAAAATTACACTTGATATAAGTACAAACGTTATTAAGATTGTCCCTGTTGAAGTTTATCTGATTGGCAGTGCTACACCAAATGGATGGAATATGGGCTCATTGCTTCCGATGACTAAAAATGGAAGTGTCTATACTTACAGTGGACCTTTGACTGCAGGTGAATTTAAATTTACAAAATACAATACCAATTGGTGTGAGGGGACTGAAATTACACCAGTATCAGCAAACCAGGCGATTACTAATACAAATTTTACTAAACGTGATAAATGTGATGGTGACGATAATAAATGGGTGGTAAGCGCAGCACAGGCAGGCAACCATACTATTACATTAGATCTTTCAACAAATGTCCTTACAATCAACTAA
- a CDS encoding RagB/SusD family nutrient uptake outer membrane protein encodes MDLILDFKIMKMKHIKIGLIVMLSFVMVQCSDDFLDKTQPDTINTGNYPTNAEELITMVNGAYQPLQWPKLYNFRMWTSDIFAGNSIVGAGGGEDGIETTNLSNFVTTPSNEGVLDLWRGPWPGILRSNIVLAVGPGLNIDQAVKNRCLGEAYFLRAQYYFILVRFFGDVPLITEPQNSNSNLYPSRTSKDEVYALILSDLEKAVAMLPTKQELSEGDKGRATKGAALGLLAKVNLTLGKWQEVVDLTTKLETMGYSLNVDYSDNFSTETENSKESLFEVQYAANAGYDFWSNENQASWASTFTGPRSSNMVAGAYGWSQPTQEFFNSYENGDLRKDKTVLYQGCPDFAGIPYSASYSLTGYNLRKFLVPLSISPSYDNSPLNFPVLRYADILLMKAEALNELGNTSQAEAPLNLVRKRAGLANITTGLGKIDFREAVLHERRMELAFEGQRWFDLIRVDNGQYALSFFHSIGKSNADQHHLLLPIPQIERDRNPNLSQNPGY; translated from the coding sequence TTGGACTTAATCTTGGATTTTAAAATTATGAAAATGAAACACATAAAAATAGGCTTAATAGTAATGTTATCATTTGTAATGGTACAGTGCAGTGATGATTTTTTAGATAAAACACAACCTGATACTATAAATACTGGAAATTATCCTACCAATGCTGAGGAATTAATTACCATGGTTAACGGTGCTTATCAGCCATTGCAATGGCCAAAATTATATAATTTTAGAATGTGGACCAGCGATATTTTTGCTGGCAATAGTATTGTTGGCGCAGGGGGAGGGGAAGATGGTATTGAAACAACTAACTTGTCTAATTTTGTTACTACTCCCAGCAATGAAGGAGTTCTGGATCTATGGCGCGGGCCATGGCCGGGTATACTGAGATCAAATATTGTATTGGCGGTCGGACCTGGCTTGAATATCGACCAGGCAGTTAAGAATAGGTGCTTGGGAGAGGCATATTTTTTAAGAGCCCAATACTATTTTATTTTAGTTCGTTTTTTTGGTGACGTTCCGTTGATTACTGAGCCGCAAAATTCAAACAGTAATCTTTATCCATCACGTACTTCCAAAGATGAAGTTTATGCGTTGATATTAAGTGATTTGGAAAAGGCTGTTGCTATGCTTCCTACCAAACAAGAATTGTCAGAGGGAGATAAAGGACGAGCCACTAAAGGGGCAGCTTTAGGACTATTAGCCAAAGTGAACTTGACGTTGGGCAAATGGCAGGAAGTTGTTGATTTAACGACAAAACTAGAGACAATGGGATACAGTTTGAATGTTGATTACAGCGATAACTTCAGTACTGAAACAGAAAACTCAAAGGAATCTCTTTTTGAGGTGCAATATGCAGCTAATGCAGGATATGATTTTTGGAGTAATGAAAATCAGGCTTCCTGGGCAAGCACTTTTACAGGGCCAAGAAGTTCTAATATGGTAGCAGGAGCTTATGGATGGAGCCAGCCAACTCAGGAGTTTTTTAACAGTTATGAGAATGGCGATCTTCGTAAAGATAAAACTGTATTGTACCAGGGATGTCCTGACTTTGCTGGCATTCCGTACAGCGCATCATATTCCTTGACAGGATATAATTTAAGAAAGTTTTTAGTGCCCCTAAGTATTTCGCCTTCTTATGATAACAGTCCGCTAAATTTCCCGGTCCTTCGTTATGCTGATATTCTTTTAATGAAAGCTGAGGCGCTTAATGAATTAGGGAACACTTCTCAGGCAGAAGCTCCGCTCAATTTGGTTCGCAAGCGTGCAGGTTTGGCCAATATCACTACAGGACTTGGTAAGATTGATTTTAGGGAAGCTGTTCTGCATGAGAGAAGAATGGAGTTAGCATTTGAAGGTCAAAGGTGGTTTGATCTTATAAGAGTAGATAATGGCCAGTACGCGCTTAGTTTTTTCCACTCAATTGGGAAATCTAATGCTGATCAGCATCACTTGCTGCTTCCTATACCGCAGATTGAGCGTGACAGAAATCCTAATTTATCTCAAAATCCAGGTTACTAA
- a CDS encoding DUF6377 domain-containing protein — MMDTCSYFIRQFISKITIVVFFLLLHPQLFYGQGGELLKRLDQVIDSSSLYDSNKGRIIKNIKNKLRHNKDGQYREVELNQQLFDQYVVFKRDSAFNYALKIKALSESINDKAFLMKANINLANISVAAGMYKEGLDYLDLIKPEEINNENGSLYYGLLGRCYGDMAEYSSIPFFSRKYNRLAKECRIKALNLTTPGTFFNSFLKFYNEYKDGNLIIAEEGFQSMFNSNINSRDEALLNYMLGEICRESGKADRAIDYYSKAAIADIQISTKESLALIRLSELLFRKKNLQSASSLVKKAYDDAVFYGAQQRKLQVGAILPLIEEEIVQNIERERKRLYIQYIGAIVFSTIVICFLILTFIQFRKIQKAKKIIASAHSDLQKVNKQLVIVNEEVNARNKQIESINNRLFEANKINEEYIGFFFTEYDDIFEKFNDFISSIEKDIDSGDYVKAKYRVSRYDLKKEKEKLLNNFDTAFINLFPSFIEEFNSLMKPAEQIKLKDNQILNKELRIFALIRLGIKHNEKIAQILGYSVNSIYAYKTKVRNKSIIENEGFDKKLMKMTSIKN; from the coding sequence ATGATGGATACTTGTAGTTATTTTATAAGGCAGTTTATTAGTAAGATTACTATCGTGGTATTTTTTTTATTGCTGCATCCACAGCTATTTTATGGCCAAGGCGGCGAGTTGCTAAAAAGGCTTGATCAGGTTATTGACTCTTCATCTCTCTATGACAGCAATAAAGGAAGAATCATCAAGAATATAAAAAACAAACTGAGGCATAACAAAGATGGTCAATATAGGGAAGTGGAATTAAATCAGCAGCTTTTCGACCAATATGTAGTTTTTAAAAGAGATTCAGCTTTTAATTACGCTCTGAAAATTAAAGCTTTATCAGAAAGTATTAATGATAAAGCTTTTTTGATGAAAGCTAATATTAATTTAGCTAACATCAGTGTTGCAGCCGGAATGTACAAAGAAGGTTTAGATTATCTGGATTTGATTAAGCCTGAAGAAATAAATAACGAAAACGGATCTTTATACTATGGTTTATTGGGACGATGCTATGGAGATATGGCGGAATATAGCAGTATTCCATTTTTTAGCAGGAAGTATAACAGGCTCGCTAAAGAATGCCGGATTAAGGCTCTTAATTTAACAACGCCGGGGACTTTCTTTAATTCTTTTTTAAAATTTTATAACGAGTATAAAGACGGTAATTTAATTATAGCAGAGGAAGGGTTTCAATCTATGTTCAATTCCAATATAAATAGCAGAGATGAAGCATTACTAAATTATATGTTAGGGGAAATTTGCAGAGAATCTGGAAAAGCAGACCGAGCGATTGATTACTACAGCAAAGCCGCTATTGCAGATATACAAATATCAACAAAAGAATCTTTAGCATTAATAAGGCTTTCAGAGCTGCTGTTTAGAAAAAAGAACCTGCAGAGCGCATCTTCACTAGTCAAAAAAGCATATGATGATGCTGTGTTTTACGGCGCTCAGCAGAGAAAACTGCAGGTTGGGGCGATTCTGCCACTTATTGAAGAAGAGATAGTACAGAATATTGAAAGAGAAAGAAAACGTCTTTATATTCAATATATTGGAGCTATTGTTTTTTCCACAATTGTAATTTGCTTCCTAATCTTAACTTTTATCCAATTCAGAAAGATTCAAAAGGCAAAGAAAATAATTGCAAGCGCTCATAGTGATCTGCAGAAAGTAAATAAACAGCTTGTAATTGTTAATGAAGAGGTAAACGCCAGAAATAAGCAAATAGAATCAATCAATAACCGCCTATTCGAGGCTAACAAAATCAATGAGGAGTATATCGGTTTCTTTTTTACTGAGTATGATGATATCTTCGAAAAGTTTAATGACTTTATCTCTTCTATAGAAAAAGATATTGATTCTGGCGATTACGTTAAAGCGAAATATCGTGTATCGAGATATGATCTGAAGAAAGAAAAAGAAAAGCTTTTAAATAATTTTGATACTGCCTTTATTAATTTATTTCCAAGTTTTATTGAAGAATTCAATTCCTTGATGAAACCAGCGGAGCAGATTAAGCTTAAAGACAATCAAATTCTTAATAAAGAATTGAGGATTTTTGCACTAATCCGTTTAGGAATTAAGCATAATGAAAAGATTGCCCAGATTTTAGGCTATTCGGTTAACTCTATTTATGCTTACAAAACAAAAGTCAGAAATAAATCAATAATCGAAAATGAGGGATTTGATAAAAAGCTGATGAAAATGACTTCTATTAAAAACTAA
- a CDS encoding SusC/RagA family TonB-linked outer membrane protein, protein MRSYHEIDVQRASIKDFVLILFILVSLCGSNNAFAVVQQQGGPALKSVQKILSGTVYNEKHEPLPGATVIVKGTSNSTTTDFDGKFSIKVNTTDAVLVVSYVGYANKEVSAVDNNLEIQLAPETTTLTDVVVIGYGKAKARDLTGSVSSIDVAKTKNQPVANIGEAMQGRAAGVQVISSGEPGSNVTFRVRGTGTIANNNPLIVVDGMPLNGGLNQVNMNDVESISVLKDASSTAIYGSRGANGVVIVTTKRGGTKEGSTLTFDTFTGVQNASNVVKMLNASQYASLNNDMLTNGGLAPNPLWTNPASLGTGTDWVGTLFNPEMMSSYTLSYGNKTKKSNIYVSANYFNQKGIVLNTDYERFIVQFNSDTKVTSKVKFGNSVKIAHDIKESGAYDIRSTLLANPTQPIYDENGNFTGPTGNPLYYGDITNPIGKATTVERSTKGYNLQGNLFAEINLLKNLVFKSLGGVEANIWFDRTWSPKYSWGSNVQTNSYLYEGTNKSITVLWDNTLTYDAHFGAHNLNAVVGSSSQSNKYDFLNGSIQKFASDETQQIDNGTLQPTVGGNASEWAIMSYLARVNYDYDGKYYITGTIRRDGSSRFGEGNKWGWFPSGALSWRISSEKFMEKVTAINDLKLRVGYGITGNQDIGNYAFSSSYNTVMYNFNNNYVSAVVPTVLPNTNVKWEGQEQFNVGLDASFFDSRINLTFDAYVKNTNDMLVPMSVPVTSGYSDIYVPSINAGKIQNKGIELSLSTKNLVHEFKWSSDVVFSYNKNKVDSINGDTPIITGSTGLNSTISLIQAGYPVNVFYGYVTDGIFQTQTDVNNHAVQMLGSNSATSTAPGDVRFKDLNNDGIINDKDRTFLGNPNPKFTYSLNNTFSYKNFDLTVYLQGVYGNDIYNANRMYTESMSVANNQTTATLGRWTGVGSSNSMPRAVYGDPNSNARVSDRFVEDGSYLRLKNVSLSYNFPDSVFNNVFSSIRLYFSAQNVLTFTNYKGFDPEVSANGIDNSVYPVTTNYSIGLNLGF, encoded by the coding sequence ATGAGATCATATCATGAAATTGATGTTCAAAGGGCATCTATTAAAGATTTTGTCCTAATTCTTTTTATACTTGTTTCACTCTGCGGCAGCAATAATGCTTTCGCTGTTGTTCAACAACAGGGGGGACCTGCATTAAAAAGTGTACAAAAAATTCTTTCGGGCACAGTTTATAATGAAAAGCATGAGCCCTTGCCTGGGGCAACAGTAATAGTAAAAGGGACATCAAACAGTACAACCACAGATTTTGATGGCAAATTTTCTATTAAGGTAAACACAACCGATGCTGTATTAGTTGTCTCTTATGTAGGATATGCTAATAAAGAAGTTTCTGCAGTAGATAACAATCTGGAAATTCAGCTGGCGCCTGAGACAACAACACTAACAGATGTAGTTGTAATTGGGTATGGAAAAGCCAAAGCCAGGGATTTAACAGGATCTGTTTCTTCAATCGATGTAGCTAAAACAAAAAATCAGCCTGTTGCCAATATTGGAGAGGCAATGCAGGGAAGAGCTGCAGGTGTGCAGGTTATTTCGAGTGGAGAACCAGGATCTAATGTCACTTTTAGAGTGAGGGGAACAGGTACCATTGCTAATAATAACCCTCTTATCGTAGTGGATGGAATGCCCTTAAATGGAGGCCTTAACCAGGTAAATATGAATGATGTAGAATCGATCAGCGTACTTAAGGATGCCTCTTCTACAGCAATTTATGGTTCTAGAGGAGCAAATGGAGTTGTGATTGTAACCACTAAAAGAGGTGGAACAAAGGAAGGCTCAACTTTGACTTTTGATACTTTTACGGGGGTACAAAATGCTTCAAATGTGGTAAAGATGCTAAATGCTTCTCAATACGCATCGTTAAATAATGATATGCTGACTAATGGAGGACTTGCTCCTAATCCATTATGGACAAATCCCGCTTCATTGGGAACAGGAACCGACTGGGTTGGAACATTATTCAATCCTGAGATGATGTCTAGTTATACCTTATCATATGGCAATAAAACAAAGAAATCTAATATCTATGTTTCTGCTAATTATTTTAACCAAAAGGGTATTGTTTTAAATACAGATTATGAAAGATTTATTGTTCAGTTTAATTCTGATACTAAGGTGACCAGTAAAGTAAAATTTGGTAACAGTGTTAAAATTGCACACGATATAAAAGAAAGCGGCGCATATGATATCCGTAGCACGTTATTGGCAAACCCTACCCAGCCAATATATGATGAAAATGGAAATTTTACTGGACCTACAGGAAATCCTCTTTATTATGGAGATATTACAAATCCAATCGGAAAAGCCACAACTGTCGAAAGATCAACAAAAGGATATAATCTTCAAGGAAACCTTTTCGCAGAAATCAATTTACTAAAAAACTTAGTGTTTAAGTCTTTAGGAGGAGTAGAGGCAAATATTTGGTTTGACAGAACATGGTCGCCTAAATATTCATGGGGTTCTAATGTTCAGACCAACTCATATCTTTATGAGGGGACAAATAAAAGCATTACGGTTCTTTGGGATAACACGCTGACTTATGATGCTCATTTTGGCGCACATAATTTGAATGCTGTTGTAGGAAGCAGTTCGCAGTCTAATAAGTATGATTTCTTAAACGGCTCTATTCAGAAATTTGCGAGTGATGAAACCCAGCAGATAGACAATGGGACATTACAGCCGACGGTAGGAGGTAACGCTTCTGAATGGGCAATTATGTCTTATTTGGCAAGGGTAAATTATGACTATGACGGCAAGTACTATATAACTGGAACAATCAGAAGAGATGGATCTTCTCGTTTTGGTGAAGGAAATAAATGGGGATGGTTTCCATCAGGTGCTTTATCATGGAGGATTTCATCAGAGAAATTTATGGAGAAAGTAACAGCTATTAATGATTTGAAATTAAGAGTTGGTTACGGAATTACCGGAAATCAGGATATTGGTAATTATGCTTTTTCATCATCGTATAATACGGTTATGTATAATTTTAATAACAATTATGTGAGTGCTGTTGTGCCTACTGTACTTCCGAATACAAATGTAAAATGGGAAGGTCAGGAACAATTTAATGTTGGTCTGGATGCGTCATTTTTCGACAGCAGAATCAATTTAACTTTTGATGCCTATGTGAAAAACACCAATGATATGTTAGTTCCGATGTCGGTGCCGGTAACTTCTGGATATTCAGATATCTATGTTCCATCGATAAATGCCGGAAAAATTCAGAATAAAGGTATTGAATTGTCATTATCAACAAAAAATCTGGTGCATGAATTCAAGTGGTCTTCAGATGTTGTTTTTTCTTATAATAAAAACAAAGTTGACAGTATAAATGGTGATACTCCAATTATAACAGGAAGCACAGGATTGAACAGTACTATTTCCCTAATTCAGGCCGGGTACCCTGTAAACGTTTTTTATGGGTATGTAACTGACGGTATTTTCCAAACGCAAACCGATGTAAATAATCATGCAGTTCAAATGTTAGGTTCTAATTCGGCAACAAGCACAGCACCTGGAGATGTGAGATTTAAGGATCTTAACAACGATGGGATCATTAATGATAAGGACAGAACATTTTTAGGCAATCCAAATCCAAAATTCACCTACTCGCTTAACAATACATTTTCTTATAAGAATTTTGACTTAACGGTTTATCTTCAGGGAGTATATGGAAATGATATCTATAATGCCAACCGCATGTATACGGAATCTATGTCAGTTGCAAATAATCAGACTACGGCAACTTTAGGAAGATGGACAGGCGTGGGAAGCAGTAACAGTATGCCAAGAGCAGTGTATGGTGACCCTAACAGTAATGCCAGAGTTTCTGACAGGTTTGTGGAAGATGGTTCGTATCTGCGATTAAAAAATGTGAGTTTGAGCTATAACTTTCCGGATAGCGTATTCAACAATGTGTTTTCATCGATTCGATTATATTTCTCAGCGCAGAATGTTTTGACTTTCACAAACTATAAAGGATTTGATCCTGAAGTTTCGGCAAACGGTATTGATAATAGCGTATATCCGGTTACAACAAATTACTCTATTGGACTTAATCTTGGATTTTAA